The Clupea harengus chromosome 22, Ch_v2.0.2, whole genome shotgun sequence genomic sequence ATCCCAGATCTGTACATGTTGATATGTTTAGGTGTAAATTAAATCTGGGAGaaattttttttgtggttttcaTGCTTCACACACATGTCATTCACTAAGCCAAGGAGCATTCCAGCTGGTTCAAACTCAACACCTGTTTTTTATAATATTTTTCACAATAACTTTAAAACAACAGTACAACAATTTCCTAGCCGATTTTAGGCCAACATATTAATACGTCCAATGTCCTATGTTTGTTCTTATAATATATCTCCGCAGTGttgttgtaaatgtaaatattcatGTAGTCACTGAGTGCCCATATCAGTTCTCAATACACTGGCCATGAAATTCTTACACACCCACCAACATCTATGTATTTGAGTATCTACCCAGGTATTTACTAAGCTGAGCTGAGCCGTCTGAGTTTCTTTGTTCAAACGAACCACAGCATTTGCATTAAGGCAAGTTCAAAGACCAAAGCAGGATTTTCCTTGATTTAAACTACCTATTTTATCAATCTTGTTGACATTGAATGAGATATTTATGTGCCTTGGCATGGGGCACCATATCCCTACTTGTTACTTCTAAAATATGTTTATATAGGCTACTGCATGTATATCtttattataataaaaaagTGTTTCTATTACAACATgtattaattataattattattattattattattaatgaatTATAAGAGCAGGGTAACTGCTGCTGATCAAGTGGGAATCTCAAAATTACTTTTGAACGTACAGTAAATACCAAAGATTAATTggcaaactgttttttttctttcacctaGAGTCAGGGAAGACCCAAATCACAAAACTACACAGACAAAAATAGAAATCACATGAAATATATAATTCCATATCAGCTAATTTCATACCAACTCTTCAAGTTTTAATTTTGTACATGTAATGACACATACTTTTCAAATGTCCTATTTCTTTTGTATGACCATCCAAACCCAGCGATGGTCAATCCAAAAGCATCAAAGGATTGATTATGAATACAAGCTTACAGTtctttaaaactttaaaaatgATGTACTCCATTCatacagtgggggaaaaaagtatttgaacccctgccgatttcgcagttcgaagtttggccacttgcaaagaaatgtgtgatctataattgtaatgataggtgtattttaacatgagaaatagaatatcaacaaacaaatccagaaaactgcattttataacatttatgactttatttgtatttgatgcagaaaataagtatttgaacccccaagcaaaacagcaagaattctggctcccaataaccagttatgtgcccaagaagcacacagattagtcctcaataggcctaacaaggtacacctgatctcaactggtgacgtgtaataaaagaaacctgtccaagagaatcatacttcacaccttcaacctcaccaccatgggcaagaccaaaagAGTTGACCagggacgtcagagataagattgtagacctgcacaaggctggaatgggttacaaaaccatcggcaagcagcttggtgagaaacAGACAACTAccggtgcgattattcgtaaatggaagcaacaccaaacaactgtccatcgctctaaggtctggggctccatgcaagatatcccctcgtgcggtatcggtgatcatcccgaaaggtgcagaataaccctaGAACTaatacagggggagcttgtgaaatgatctcaaggcagctgggaccacagtcaccaagaataccattggcaacacaccacgccgtaatggtttgaagtactggcagaactcgcaaggtccccctgctcaaggaagcacatgtacagggccgtctgaagtttgcccaATGAACACTGAAATGATTCTAagggaggattgggagacaggatgtggtcagatgaggccaaaatcaagctctttagCATCAACTcaacttgccgcgtttggagggggaagaatgctgaatatgacaccatccccaccgtcaagcatggaggtggaaacattatgatGCATCTGTTCATTCAAAAGCTGGTGAAAATATGGATGGTTCCCAGAAAATGCTGTGATAGATTCTGTGGACTATACACATAATTTTGCTTTCGTAGCACTGATGTTTCAGTTTTGTGGTCTGCCCCTGAGAGTGTAATAACGCATCACAAGGCATTCTCCTTGTTTTGTCAGGTGCTTATGAGTGGGCCCGGAAGACCCTGAAGGATCATGCAAAAGACAAAAGATCTCACATCTACACTCGCGAGCAGCTGGAGCAGGCCAAGACTCATGACAAGCTGTGGAATGCAGCCCAGGTATTGATACAATAATAATCCCAGGTTGACACCAATTTATAGACATCTAAATATGTCTGAATTGGGCCTAAACGGGAGCGTTTTTGTTATACACCCTCTTCACATTCTGAAAAGATATTTTAACAATCAGCAGTAACTGCTTGGTAACTGTTCTAAACTGACCCGTGCTTATTGACAGATATGTTAAAAAAATAACGCAGTATGATACATAAAATGAATAAACATCTAACACTGTACTTATTCTAAAATGGATTACACGGAAGGGCAGTCCAGAATAGGGCATTTATAGTTTCTTAACATCTTGATCAAGATTTTCTTTGGCCTCTTTAGAGAGGTCCTAACGACTCCAGTTCAGTGATGTGGAATATGTTAAAATATTGTCCCCTTCAGAAAACAGGTACTGTACTTTCCCTGTATAATATGCTTTACTGCATAATGCAGACATTAATTGCCTTAAAGACACATCTGAAACGTGCACAAATGTCAGCAACAAATTCATAAACAAAAAGGCATGTTACATGAATAGCTATTAAATATATGCTTTTAAACACGCTTTCATCATTTTTATTAAGAGGGAACTATAAAGTCATGCAAGGAAAGTGAGGCGGCTAATAAACCTTTAAGCAGACCTATTGCTGGTGAAAGTCCAACCAAGTGTGGTCTGGGATTCTGCCATCTGACTCACTTATACAGAAGTCACTGCCACCGTTGCTCTGCTCTAGAGTTCCACATGGAAACCTcgcctttaactacacagtagACCTATCTTCCTAGAACTATCGCCCTGGATAGATAGGTTTAGTTGTAGTTCTTATTGCATTGTAACATATCATATTATTATAGGCTATATGCAGGTTTGTCGTGCACTGTTAGCCATTCATAAAGGAAATGGCTCCCTCACTCAAAATGGAAGAATGATAGAATTATGGGAAATTGTCCTCTATCCAAAGCTAGAAGCTACATGAGATGtaataaatgattaaatgttTGCAACTTATTTTTAAGAGTACATTTGTATCCTTATCTCTTGTAGACTCAGTTATTGATTGAGGGAAAAGATCCATGGATTCATGAGAATGTACTGGGCCAAAAAGATCCTGGAATGGACTTCCTCTCCAGAGGAGGCACTCTCTATTGCAATTTTCCTCAATGACCGTTATTCTTTAGATGGATGTGACCCTAACGGATATGTTGGTAGGTCACTGAACACACTATAAACCTTGCACTTCTTTCAAGACAATATAGCATGCCAGTCCTcattcatatatatacatacccAATATGGATTAGGATTGTTTGTACTCATGCAcaacttgttttctctctgttcagGTTGCATGTGGTCCATTTGTGGAATACATGATATGGGTTGGGCCGAGAGGCCTGTCTTTGGGAAAATCCGCTACATGAACTATGATGGATGCAAACGCAAGTTTGACGTTGCACAATTTGAAAGGCTGTACAGCAAGATGGGGCTTTGCAAGGGTGAAGAAGAGGCTCAAGAAGGAGAAGCTCTGTGATTTCATGGCAAAATGCACATTACTTCATTTAACATAATGTGCCTTACATCTTTAT encodes the following:
- the LOC122128649 gene encoding deoxyribodipyrimidine photo-lyase-like: MRMYWAKKILEWTSSPEEALSIAIFLNDRYSLDGCDPNGYVGCMWSICGIHDMGWAERPVFGKIRYMNYDGCKRKFDVAQFERLYSKMGLCKGEEEAQEGEAL